Proteins co-encoded in one Ignavibacteria bacterium genomic window:
- a CDS encoding C40 family peptidase, with the protein MAPYLIYILSIMSSLNSALPNQNFITLHRDYLENVYKLPAGVVINDEYKVPDYFTDQATVNNLLSLARKYLGYPYVWGGTTERGFDCSGFMYFLYNKIGKPIPRMPADQCILGQDIPYSKIQPGDLIFFRGGNVNSNWIGHVGMAYERDSNGEIKFIHAEGRKTGVVITPLENQYYKKRFIRATRILK; encoded by the coding sequence ATGGCACCATATCTGATATATATATTATCGATCATGAGTTCACTTAATTCAGCATTACCAAACCAAAATTTCATTACACTTCACAGGGATTATTTAGAAAATGTATACAAGCTGCCCGCCGGGGTGGTCATAAATGACGAATATAAAGTACCCGATTATTTCACAGATCAGGCTACCGTAAATAATTTGTTGTCGCTGGCAAGAAAATATTTAGGATATCCTTATGTCTGGGGTGGTACAACAGAACGGGGTTTTGACTGCTCAGGGTTTATGTATTTTCTTTATAATAAAATCGGCAAACCAATCCCCAGGATGCCCGCAGACCAGTGTATCCTCGGACAAGATATTCCATATTCAAAAATTCAGCCGGGAGATTTAATCTTCTTTAGAGGCGGCAATGTCAACTCCAACTGGATTGGCCATGTCGGGATGGCTTATGAAAGAGATTCGAACGGTGAAATAAAGTTCATCCATGCCGAGGGAAGAAAAACAGGAGTTGTAATTACCCCCCTGGAAAATCAGTATTACAAAAAAAGATTCATAAGAGCGACAAGAATTCTAAAATAA
- a CDS encoding arginine decarboxylase, pyruvoyl-dependent: MFFTKGVGRHKDYLASFELALRGAGIEMCNLVTVSSIYPPDCKRISKEEGLKYLKPGQVTFCVMARNQTNEPNRLIASSIGVAIPADKSLYGYLSEHHPYGETEKVCGEYAEDLAATMLATTLGIDFNPEVDWSERENIYKMSGKIVRSFNVTQSAEGHKNGLWTTVIAAAILLP, encoded by the coding sequence ATGTTTTTTACCAAAGGCGTTGGCAGACATAAAGATTATTTAGCTTCTTTTGAGCTTGCATTAAGAGGTGCCGGAATTGAAATGTGTAACCTGGTTACAGTCAGCAGTATCTATCCCCCCGATTGCAAAAGAATTTCGAAGGAAGAGGGTCTCAAATATTTAAAACCGGGTCAGGTTACATTTTGCGTTATGGCCCGTAACCAGACAAACGAACCGAACAGGCTTATAGCCTCTTCGATTGGTGTAGCCATACCTGCCGATAAAAGCCTTTATGGATATCTATCAGAACACCATCCTTACGGTGAGACGGAAAAAGTGTGCGGCGAGTATGCGGAAGACCTTGCTGCCACCATGCTTGCAACCACTTTGGGAATAGATTTTAACCCGGAGGTTGACTGGAGCGAAAGAGAAAATATTTACAAAATGTCGGGTAAAATTGTCCGTTCATTTAATGTAACGCAGTCTGCTGAAGGACATAAAAACGGCCTTTGGACGACAGTGATTGCAGCGGCAATTCTGCTTCCGTAA
- the smpB gene encoding SsrA-binding protein SmpB, producing MEQANIKIIVRNRKAHFEYSIIQSFEAGIVLQGTEVKSLRAGKCNLTDGFVEIVNNEAWLKSAHISEYSQGNINNHDPFRDRKLLLNAVEIKKLNQKVKEKGYTIIPLALYFKNGKVKVEIALAKGKKLYDKRESIAKREMERERKRSKY from the coding sequence GTGGAACAGGCAAATATCAAAATAATAGTGAGAAATCGAAAAGCTCACTTTGAATACAGTATTATACAGTCGTTTGAAGCCGGAATTGTACTCCAGGGAACCGAAGTTAAATCGCTTCGTGCCGGTAAGTGCAATCTGACTGACGGATTTGTGGAAATTGTAAACAATGAAGCCTGGTTGAAAAGTGCCCACATCTCCGAATATTCTCAGGGAAACATTAATAATCATGATCCTTTCAGAGACAGAAAACTTCTGCTCAACGCGGTTGAGATAAAGAAATTGAATCAGAAAGTCAAAGAAAAAGGGTACACGATTATTCCTCTTGCTCTCTATTTCAAAAATGGCAAAGTTAAAGTTGAAATTGCCCTTGCAAAAGGTAAAAAACTTTATGATAAGAGAGAGTCGATTGCGAAAAGAGAGATGGAAAGAGAAAGAAAGAGGAGCAAATATTAG